A single window of Ignavibacteriota bacterium DNA harbors:
- a CDS encoding cytochrome c3 family protein — MKKKILDYALKVKLPVTVFVILMSFALTYFIAKPERDGVGYAPEQPIKFSHKLHAGDMAIDCQYCHTSVTKTRHASIPAASICMNCHTVARTDKPEIIKLTEYYKNEEPIPWKRIHRVPEYAYFNHASHVTKGIDCANCHGDVREMEVVSQVRSFTMASCLDCHRNPETTIIPQPNREFTQKGPDNCNACHR, encoded by the coding sequence GTGAAAAAAAAGATACTGGATTACGCACTCAAGGTAAAACTACCTGTAACGGTATTTGTAATACTTATGTCATTTGCTCTGACCTATTTTATTGCAAAACCTGAGCGAGACGGTGTTGGGTATGCACCCGAGCAACCGATTAAATTTTCGCATAAACTTCATGCAGGCGATATGGCTATAGATTGCCAATATTGTCACACAAGTGTTACCAAAACACGCCACGCCAGCATACCTGCTGCAAGCATTTGTATGAATTGTCATACAGTTGCACGTACAGATAAGCCCGAGATTATCAAACTCACCGAGTATTACAAAAACGAAGAACCAATTCCATGGAAACGAATTCACCGGGTACCTGAATATGCATATTTCAATCATGCATCTCACGTCACTAAGGGTATTGATTGTGCAAACTGCCATGGCGATGTTCGGGAGATGGAAGTTGTAAGTCAGGTAAGGTCATTTACGATGGCAAGTTGTCTTGATTGCCATAGAAACCCTGAAACAACAATTATTCCACAGCCTAACCGGGAGTTTACCCAGAAAGGTCCTGACAATTGTAATGCTTGTCATCGTTAA
- a CDS encoding sulfite exporter TauE/SafE family protein, with protein MIEVGAGFALGILGSFHCLGMCGPIAIAIPHRSTTKAGVAAESLVYNFGRVATYTAMGILLGFVGAPLRLAGFQEYVSIATGFLMLLFLIIPRKYYQGVNDMRFFGKIVGRLKSKFQEFFKAKSILSLFTLGLLNGLLPCGLVYIALAGSFAADGVLTAGLYMAAFGVGTVPMMALLYFSKNLLTISLRNKLTKAIPYGVAIVAVLMILRGLSLGIPYISPKLTDQVISEQVPECCH; from the coding sequence ATGATTGAAGTAGGAGCAGGATTTGCACTCGGTATATTGGGCAGCTTCCATTGTCTTGGAATGTGCGGACCAATTGCTATTGCAATTCCGCACCGAAGCACCACAAAAGCCGGAGTAGCAGCTGAAAGTCTTGTTTATAATTTTGGAAGAGTTGCTACATATACGGCTATGGGGATTCTTCTTGGATTTGTTGGAGCCCCCCTTCGTCTTGCGGGTTTTCAGGAATATGTATCTATCGCTACAGGCTTTTTGATGCTACTTTTTTTGATAATCCCACGAAAGTATTATCAAGGTGTTAATGACATGAGATTCTTTGGTAAGATTGTCGGAAGACTTAAAAGTAAGTTTCAGGAATTTTTTAAAGCTAAAAGCATATTGTCACTTTTTACACTTGGATTACTAAACGGATTACTCCCTTGCGGGCTGGTTTACATCGCCCTTGCAGGTTCTTTTGCTGCAGATGGTGTATTGACTGCAGGACTTTATATGGCTGCTTTCGGTGTCGGTACTGTTCCAATGATGGCTTTGCTTTATTTTTCAAAAAATCTTCTTACAATTAGTCTCAGAAATAAATTAACAAAAGCAATTCCCTATGGTGTTGCAATTGTTGCTGTTTTAATGATTTTACGCGGACTTTCACTTGGAATTCCTTATATCAGTCCAAAACTTACAGATCAGGTAATTAGTGAACAAGTACCTGAGTGCTGTCATTGA